Proteins encoded within one genomic window of uncultured Draconibacterium sp.:
- a CDS encoding YkgJ family cysteine cluster protein, with protein sequence MNTNPQFEQLEKAFFHDGYQLAMKAVEANMEQEALHQSLKEMYAAIDGLIDSLFVYARQQNQSIDCKRGCSWCCHQPVFALDYELDYLKVAVENSFDAETISGIAEKAKQKQDKLGHLKGDELMNAKYACPLLKDKTCMAYDARPMACRIYLSSDVKSCVHFYNQPDDKTTYPALLDMPMRLGRMMNEGFKSALKTNGVEAKEFRIEEKLL encoded by the coding sequence ATGAACACAAATCCACAATTTGAACAACTTGAAAAAGCCTTTTTTCACGATGGTTACCAACTGGCCATGAAAGCTGTTGAGGCGAACATGGAGCAGGAAGCGTTGCATCAGTCTTTAAAAGAAATGTATGCGGCCATCGACGGATTGATTGATTCGTTGTTTGTTTATGCACGGCAGCAAAATCAAAGTATCGATTGCAAACGAGGCTGCAGCTGGTGTTGTCACCAACCGGTATTTGCGCTGGATTACGAATTGGATTATTTAAAGGTGGCTGTTGAGAATTCTTTTGATGCGGAAACGATTTCCGGCATAGCAGAAAAGGCAAAACAAAAACAAGACAAACTCGGACACTTAAAAGGCGATGAATTGATGAATGCCAAATACGCTTGTCCTTTATTAAAAGACAAAACCTGCATGGCTTATGATGCACGCCCGATGGCCTGCCGCATTTATCTTTCGTCGGATGTAAAAAGCTGTGTTCACTTTTATAACCAACCCGATGATAAAACCACCTACCCTGCCCTTTTGGATATGCCAATGCGCCTGGGACGAATGATGAATGAAGGATTTAAATCGGCGCTAAAAACCAATGGTGTTGAGGCAAAAGAATTTCGGATTGAAGAAAAACTTCTATAA
- a CDS encoding acyl-CoA thioesterase: MQDYHFDLEMQVRDYECDIQGIVNNAVYQNYLEHTRHKFLNHVGLDFAKLHDEGIDAVVIKAELEYKFPLRPGDDFLVRLKIGKQGRLRIVFLQEVIRKADEKLMVKGRITSVLTRNGRPLSPEILESKFKEAGIVIEEV; the protein is encoded by the coding sequence ATGCAGGATTACCATTTTGATTTAGAAATGCAGGTTCGCGATTATGAATGCGACATTCAGGGCATTGTAAATAACGCTGTTTATCAGAACTACCTGGAACATACACGCCATAAATTTTTGAACCATGTTGGGCTCGACTTTGCCAAACTTCACGATGAAGGAATTGATGCTGTTGTTATAAAAGCCGAGTTGGAATATAAATTTCCACTTCGCCCCGGCGACGATTTTTTGGTTCGTTTAAAGATTGGAAAACAAGGCCGTTTACGCATTGTGTTTTTGCAGGAGGTAATTCGTAAAGCCGATGAAAAGTTAATGGTAAAAGGACGGATTACTTCAGTACTTACAAGAAATGGCCGCCCGTTATCGCCCGAAATTCTGGAAAGTAAATTTAAAGAGGCCGGAATTGTTATTGAGGAAGTTTAG
- a CDS encoding fumarylacetoacetate hydrolase family protein yields MKIICIGRNYVAHAKELGNDVPEEPIFFMKPDTALLRNNDPFYIPDWTNEVHHEIELVIKINRIGKNIEKCFAHRYYDEVGLGIDFTARDVQAQLKAKGLPWEKAKAFDKSAVLSSTFLSKTIFPDQEAIGFRLDINGDTVQESRSGLMIFDFDELIAHISKYVTLKIGDLIYTGTPANVGPVAIGDRLEGYLEDKKLFDFEVK; encoded by the coding sequence ATGAAAATAATTTGCATAGGAAGAAATTACGTGGCTCATGCCAAAGAGTTGGGCAATGACGTACCGGAAGAGCCCATTTTTTTTATGAAGCCCGATACCGCCTTGTTGCGAAATAACGATCCGTTTTATATTCCGGACTGGACCAACGAGGTGCATCACGAAATTGAGTTAGTGATCAAGATAAATCGTATTGGCAAAAACATCGAGAAATGCTTTGCCCACCGTTATTATGATGAGGTTGGCTTGGGAATCGATTTCACAGCCCGCGATGTGCAGGCACAACTTAAAGCTAAAGGGCTGCCCTGGGAAAAAGCAAAAGCTTTTGATAAGTCGGCGGTTTTGAGCAGTACATTTTTGTCCAAAACGATTTTTCCAGATCAGGAGGCAATCGGTTTTCGCTTGGACATAAATGGCGATACGGTTCAGGAATCACGTTCGGGATTGATGATCTTTGATTTTGATGAGTTGATTGCTCATATCTCAAAATACGTCACGCTGAAAATTGGTGACCTGATTTATACCGGAACACCGGCAAATGTTGGTCCGGTTGCCATCGGCGACCGTTTGGAAGGGTATTTGGAAGACAAGAAATTGTTTGATTTTGAAGTTAAGTAA
- a CDS encoding 3'-5' exonuclease — protein sequence MKLHLKNALVFLDLETTGINIVTDRIVEIALIKVNVDGTEEEKLMRINPEQPIPIEASLIHGIYDEDVKDAPTFKEVAKTLAKFMEGCDLAGFNSNRFDIPLLAEEFLRAEVDVDFKKRKFIDVQAIFHKMEKRTLAAAYKFYCDQELTDAHSAMADTKATYEVLKSQLDKYKGVEYEDAKGKKSTPIENDIDKLSEFSSYDRNVDFVGRIVYDENGVEVFNFGKNKGVPVEQVLQEQPGYFGWILNSEFPLYTKKVLTQLKLKMMSK from the coding sequence ATGAAGTTACATTTAAAAAACGCTTTGGTTTTTTTAGATCTGGAAACCACCGGAATAAATATTGTTACGGATCGAATTGTGGAGATTGCTTTAATAAAAGTAAATGTTGACGGCACTGAGGAAGAAAAGCTGATGCGCATAAATCCTGAGCAACCGATTCCGATTGAGGCTTCTTTGATCCATGGAATTTATGATGAGGATGTAAAAGACGCACCAACTTTTAAAGAGGTGGCAAAAACGCTGGCAAAATTTATGGAAGGATGCGACTTGGCAGGTTTTAATTCCAACCGTTTTGATATTCCGTTACTGGCCGAAGAGTTTTTACGCGCCGAGGTGGATGTAGACTTTAAAAAGCGCAAATTTATTGATGTGCAGGCCATTTTCCACAAAATGGAAAAACGTACGCTGGCAGCGGCATATAAATTTTATTGTGACCAGGAATTAACTGATGCGCACAGTGCTATGGCCGATACAAAGGCAACTTATGAAGTGCTTAAATCGCAGCTCGATAAATACAAAGGCGTGGAGTATGAAGATGCCAAAGGGAAAAAGTCGACACCGATTGAGAATGACATAGATAAGTTAAGCGAATTTTCGTCGTACGATAGGAATGTTGATTTTGTAGGCCGCATTGTTTACGATGAAAACGGGGTTGAAGTGTTCAATTTTGGAAAGAACAAAGGTGTGCCGGTTGAGCAGGTTTTACAAGAACAACCCGGTTACTTTGGTTGGATTTTGAACAGCGAATTTCCATTGTATACTAAAAAGGTACTTACGCAGTTAAAATTAAAAATGATGAGCAAGTAA
- the dnaN gene encoding DNA polymerase III subunit beta gives MKFVVSSTELLSHLSAISKVISSKSTMPILDNFLFQLSETELTITASDLESTLITSLELDNIEGEGAVAVPAKLITDTLKEFPEQPLTFQIDGESYLVEIYSDNGKFSIMGQNAEDFPEQPQLDEEGASSIDVSHVVLQKGIEKTLFATADDELRPVMNGIYVELTPDFMSFVASDAHKLVRYRRLDAKAEFESSFILPKKPASLLKNLLPKEEFDVKLEFDDKNAFFTLSNYKLICRLVEGNYPTYNSVIPTNNPNKMIIDRLNFFNTVKRVSVFSNQASNLVKLNITDNQLVVSAQDIDFSISAVERINCEYEGEEIEIGFKSTFLQEILTNISTGDVKVEMSDPTRAGLLLPAENEEDEDMLMLLMPMMINV, from the coding sequence ATGAAGTTTGTAGTTTCAAGCACCGAATTACTGAGCCACCTTTCTGCAATTAGTAAGGTAATCAGCAGTAAAAGTACAATGCCAATTCTCGATAACTTCTTGTTTCAGTTAAGCGAAACAGAGTTAACCATAACAGCTTCCGATCTGGAATCGACTTTAATTACCAGCCTTGAGTTGGACAATATTGAGGGCGAAGGAGCAGTTGCAGTTCCGGCAAAATTAATAACTGATACGCTAAAAGAGTTTCCGGAGCAACCGCTGACATTTCAGATTGATGGTGAATCGTACCTTGTTGAAATTTATTCCGACAATGGTAAATTCAGCATTATGGGACAAAACGCCGAGGATTTTCCGGAGCAACCACAGCTGGATGAGGAAGGTGCATCGTCGATCGATGTTAGCCATGTTGTGCTTCAGAAAGGAATTGAAAAAACTTTGTTTGCTACGGCCGACGATGAATTACGCCCCGTAATGAATGGTATTTACGTGGAGTTGACTCCTGACTTTATGAGCTTTGTAGCGTCGGATGCGCACAAACTGGTTCGTTACCGTCGTTTGGATGCAAAAGCTGAATTCGAGTCTTCATTTATTTTGCCTAAGAAACCGGCCAGTTTGTTGAAAAACCTGTTGCCAAAAGAGGAGTTTGATGTAAAACTGGAATTCGACGATAAAAATGCCTTTTTTACGTTAAGTAACTACAAACTGATCTGTCGTTTGGTAGAAGGAAATTATCCAACTTATAACTCGGTAATTCCTACCAACAATCCAAACAAAATGATTATAGATCGTCTGAATTTCTTCAACACCGTAAAACGTGTTTCTGTATTCTCGAATCAGGCGAGCAACTTGGTAAAACTGAATATTACCGACAACCAGTTAGTGGTTTCGGCACAAGATATCGACTTCTCTATTTCGGCAGTTGAACGCATCAATTGCGAATACGAAGGAGAAGAAATTGAAATTGGATTCAAATCAACTTTCCTGCAGGAAATTTTGACCAATATTTCAACCGGCGATGTAAAAGTTGAAATGAGCGATCCAACGCGTGCAGGCTTGTTACTTCCGGCAGAAAATGAGGAAGACGAAGACATGTTGATGCTGTTGATGCCAATGATGATAAACGTTTAA
- the gldG gene encoding gliding motility-associated ABC transporter substrate-binding protein GldG, with translation MYSLFKKEIKTFLGSLIGYLAVLVFLLVTGLFLWIFPGNYNIPDNNYATLQGLFTLAPWLYLFLVPAITMRMFADEKRSGTIEILLTRPLADFQLVMAKFLAGLMLVVFSLLPTLLYFLSVYWLGNPVGSIDTGATWGSFMGLFFLATIYVAIGIFASSLTDNQIVSFIFGMSLSFIFYLGFEFVASAEVPYLLEQLFSWLSINDHYLSISRGVVDMRDILYFIGMAFLFLYGTTLILRKGKLRRTKAKVRAVVVPVVVLLVLAISSNFLYRIDLTAEKRYSLSDVSKQMVSGLEGPVEVELYLSGELEAGLRKIQNEVLEKIAVLNAYSSAPIRVRLFNPYSIGNIEKQEEFIAGIVNRGVPRINFGHKTEQGVSSRFIFPGAIIRYQNKELAVNFLKNNPYTSYENNFNHSVETIEFELVNAFHKLMRKKKSVLAFLQGHDEANQYEVADIARALSADFEIDMMEAADLKDSDVDILVIANPKKELPETSKIAIDQYLMKGGKLMWLVDPVQVSLDSLSKGFQTYSFPNDMNIGDQLFRYGVRLNYELLQDVNCIQIRVNTAAPGNPPRYTAHPWYYSPLLTPNDSHPISRNLNWIKSEFVSSLDTVSANSNINKEVILSTSPYARRIKAPSSVSLGNINNPPARELFTQSDIPVGVLLEGVFTSNYKNRMVENYGYSSADILPESQPTQMIVIADGGMITNKVNYSTNPPKIQELGFDEVAGQVFGNKEFLVNAISYLDDKQGIMQLRGRSLKLRLLDKVKLREEATFWKWLNVLLPLLLVTVFAMVYNLVRKYRYNRS, from the coding sequence GTGTATAGCTTATTTAAAAAAGAAATAAAAACTTTCCTCGGATCGCTTATAGGTTACCTGGCCGTGCTGGTTTTTTTATTGGTTACCGGTTTGTTTCTGTGGATTTTCCCGGGCAATTACAATATTCCGGATAATAACTATGCAACGTTGCAGGGGCTTTTTACGTTGGCGCCGTGGTTGTATCTGTTTTTGGTGCCTGCCATTACCATGCGCATGTTTGCCGACGAAAAACGCAGCGGAACCATCGAAATTCTACTTACACGTCCGCTGGCTGATTTTCAGTTGGTAATGGCCAAATTTCTGGCAGGATTGATGCTTGTCGTATTTTCATTGTTACCCACTTTGCTCTATTTTTTGTCGGTTTATTGGCTGGGAAACCCTGTTGGAAGTATCGACACCGGTGCAACCTGGGGGTCGTTTATGGGGCTGTTTTTCCTGGCAACTATTTATGTGGCCATTGGTATTTTTGCCTCGTCGCTCACCGATAACCAGATCGTTTCTTTCATCTTCGGAATGTCGCTGTCATTTATTTTTTATCTCGGTTTCGAGTTTGTGGCATCGGCAGAAGTTCCGTATTTACTGGAGCAACTTTTTTCGTGGCTAAGTATCAACGATCACTATCTTTCCATTTCGAGGGGAGTGGTTGATATGCGCGATATTCTCTATTTCATCGGGATGGCTTTTTTATTTTTGTACGGCACCACCCTGATTTTACGAAAAGGAAAACTCCGAAGAACAAAGGCAAAAGTTCGTGCGGTGGTTGTTCCTGTGGTTGTTTTGCTTGTACTCGCTATTTCATCTAACTTTTTATACCGTATCGACCTTACTGCGGAAAAACGTTATTCCTTATCGGATGTAAGTAAACAAATGGTAAGCGGACTGGAAGGTCCGGTGGAAGTGGAGTTGTATTTAAGCGGCGAGCTGGAAGCCGGATTACGAAAAATACAAAACGAAGTATTGGAAAAAATTGCGGTGTTGAATGCTTACAGTTCGGCTCCGATACGGGTGCGCCTATTTAATCCGTATAGCATTGGGAATATCGAAAAGCAGGAAGAATTTATTGCCGGCATTGTAAACAGAGGAGTGCCGCGAATTAATTTTGGACACAAAACCGAGCAGGGCGTTAGTTCGCGTTTTATATTTCCGGGGGCCATTATTCGTTACCAGAACAAAGAACTGGCGGTTAATTTCCTAAAAAATAACCCATATACCAGTTACGAGAACAACTTTAATCATTCGGTAGAGACCATCGAGTTTGAATTGGTAAATGCATTCCATAAACTGATGCGAAAAAAGAAATCGGTGTTGGCATTTTTGCAAGGACATGATGAGGCGAATCAATACGAAGTGGCTGATATTGCGCGTGCACTGTCTGCCGATTTTGAAATTGATATGATGGAGGCGGCAGACCTGAAAGATTCTGACGTTGATATTTTGGTGATTGCCAATCCGAAAAAAGAACTTCCGGAGACATCTAAAATTGCCATCGACCAGTACCTGATGAAGGGTGGAAAACTGATGTGGCTGGTTGATCCGGTTCAGGTTAGCCTCGACAGTTTGAGCAAAGGATTTCAAACGTATTCTTTTCCAAACGACATGAATATTGGCGATCAGTTATTTCGTTATGGCGTTCGTTTAAATTACGAGTTGCTGCAGGATGTCAACTGCATTCAGATTCGGGTGAATACTGCTGCGCCTGGTAATCCTCCTCGATACACGGCTCATCCGTGGTATTACTCGCCACTGCTTACGCCAAACGATAGTCACCCGATAAGCCGAAATCTGAACTGGATAAAATCGGAATTTGTTTCGTCGCTCGATACGGTTTCTGCCAACTCAAACATAAATAAAGAAGTAATTCTGAGCACATCGCCTTATGCACGACGGATAAAAGCACCGTCTTCGGTGAGTTTGGGAAACATCAATAATCCGCCGGCCCGCGAGTTGTTTACACAGTCGGATATTCCCGTTGGTGTATTGTTGGAAGGTGTGTTTACTTCGAACTATAAAAACCGTATGGTGGAAAATTACGGCTATTCTTCGGCCGACATCCTTCCTGAAAGTCAGCCCACACAAATGATCGTGATTGCAGACGGTGGAATGATTACCAATAAAGTCAACTATTCTACTAACCCGCCTAAAATTCAGGAACTTGGTTTTGATGAAGTAGCGGGGCAGGTTTTCGGGAATAAGGAGTTTCTGGTGAATGCCATTTCGTACCTCGATGATAAACAGGGAATTATGCAGTTGCGAGGACGATCGTTAAAATTACGACTGCTCGACAAAGTAAAACTGAGAGAAGAAGCCACTTTCTGGAAATGGCTGAATGTATTGCTGCCACTGCTTTTGGTTACCGTTTTTGCAATGGTTTACAACCTTGTTCGTAAATACCGGTACAATCGTTCATAA
- the lpxB gene encoding lipid-A-disaccharide synthase, with protein sequence MRYYIIAGEASGDLHGSNLMKELKVADKEADFRFFGGDKMQAVGGELVKHYREMAFMGFVNVILNIRTIKRNMKFCKKDLLNYNPDVLILIDYPGFNLRIAEFAKQNNIKVYYYISPKLWAWKEYRVKKVRAFVNEMFTIFPFETAFYKKHGIDVNYVGNPLFDSIKEFERTAQSDTDFRAKNNLDERPIIALLAGSRVQEIKGTLPVMKKAVEGRNDYQVVLAGVSSVDKELYDGILQGSNIKVLYESTYDLLNNAHTALVASGTAALETALFHVPQTVLYKVEGGVLVHYIMAAVLKIKWVSLPNIILGRMAVKELLQKDMTVKKVTAELDRLLGDEKYRERILSDYREMQQLMGEPGCSKQVAEKMVSLLQ encoded by the coding sequence ATGCGGTACTACATTATAGCTGGCGAAGCATCGGGCGATTTGCATGGCTCAAACCTGATGAAGGAACTGAAAGTTGCCGACAAAGAGGCTGATTTTCGTTTTTTTGGCGGCGATAAAATGCAGGCTGTTGGTGGCGAGCTGGTTAAACATTACCGCGAAATGGCCTTTATGGGTTTTGTGAATGTGATATTGAATATCAGGACCATAAAACGCAACATGAAGTTCTGCAAAAAGGACCTGCTCAACTACAATCCCGATGTGCTGATTCTGATTGATTATCCCGGATTTAATTTGCGAATTGCCGAATTTGCCAAACAAAACAACATAAAAGTTTACTATTATATTTCGCCAAAATTATGGGCGTGGAAAGAATACCGTGTTAAAAAAGTACGCGCTTTTGTAAACGAAATGTTTACCATTTTTCCGTTTGAAACCGCCTTTTACAAAAAGCACGGTATTGACGTAAATTATGTCGGAAATCCGTTGTTTGATTCAATTAAAGAGTTTGAAAGAACGGCACAGTCGGATACCGATTTTAGAGCAAAAAATAATTTGGACGAACGCCCCATAATTGCCTTGTTGGCCGGTAGTCGTGTGCAAGAAATAAAAGGGACGTTACCTGTTATGAAAAAGGCGGTTGAAGGCCGGAATGATTACCAGGTTGTGCTGGCCGGAGTTTCGTCGGTTGACAAAGAATTGTACGATGGAATTTTGCAGGGTAGCAATATAAAAGTGCTTTACGAATCAACATACGATTTACTAAATAACGCACATACTGCTTTGGTAGCTTCCGGAACGGCAGCCTTGGAAACGGCTTTGTTTCATGTGCCGCAAACCGTACTTTACAAAGTTGAAGGTGGCGTGTTAGTGCACTATATTATGGCTGCAGTTTTAAAAATTAAATGGGTATCACTGCCCAATATAATTTTAGGAAGAATGGCGGTGAAAGAGCTGCTTCAAAAAGATATGACCGTTAAAAAAGTAACGGCAGAGCTGGATCGTTTACTTGGCGACGAAAAGTATCGCGAAAGGATTCTGTCGGATTACCGGGAAATGCAACAGCTAATGGGTGAACCGGGGTGCTCGAAACAGGTAGCTGAAAAAATGGTTTCGTTACTGCAATGA
- the surE gene encoding 5'/3'-nucleotidase SurE, which translates to MQKNDSEKPLILVTNDDGIHALGLRELVEVMQFFGDVVVISSEVSMSGKACGITVDQPLRAVPVEKIHGVPTFKCNGTPVDSVKLSFNSLLERTPDYVVSGINHGSNASISVIYSGTMGAAIEGGLHGVPSIGFSLDDYDSDADFSKAKLVVARVFQSVIENGIPAFTCLNVNIPKGKPEGIKVCRQAHGKWMEEFEKRTDPHGREYHWLSGYFQNLDEDTEDTDIFALKNNFATVVPVRVDMTCYETMEQIKSWKF; encoded by the coding sequence ATGCAAAAAAACGATTCTGAAAAACCATTAATTTTGGTTACGAACGACGATGGAATTCATGCCTTAGGTTTGCGTGAACTGGTGGAGGTAATGCAATTTTTTGGTGATGTAGTGGTTATTTCTTCTGAAGTTTCTATGTCGGGTAAAGCTTGTGGTATTACAGTTGATCAGCCGCTGCGGGCAGTGCCTGTAGAAAAGATTCATGGTGTGCCAACATTTAAATGTAATGGTACGCCGGTTGACAGTGTAAAACTGAGTTTTAACAGCTTGCTCGAGCGGACACCCGATTATGTGGTTTCGGGAATTAACCACGGTTCAAATGCTTCCATCAGTGTGATTTACAGTGGTACAATGGGAGCTGCCATTGAAGGTGGTTTGCATGGAGTGCCGTCAATCGGTTTTTCGCTGGATGATTACGACTCAGACGCCGATTTTTCGAAAGCCAAATTAGTTGTAGCCCGTGTTTTTCAGAGTGTTATTGAGAATGGAATTCCGGCGTTTACCTGTTTAAATGTGAATATTCCAAAAGGAAAACCCGAGGGTATAAAAGTTTGCCGGCAGGCGCATGGAAAATGGATGGAAGAGTTTGAAAAACGAACCGATCCGCACGGAAGAGAATATCACTGGTTATCAGGATATTTTCAGAATTTGGATGAAGACACCGAAGACACCGATATTTTTGCACTGAAAAATAATTTTGCCACCGTGGTTCCCGTTAGAGTTGATATGACTTGCTACGAAACCATGGAACAAATTAAGTCGTGGAAGTTTTAA
- a CDS encoding aldo/keto reductase: MPRILNKKEGMQYRRFGNTEKHLSTITLGGMRFKHGWDDPRRDIPKDTLAECLNSVQLAFDSGINHIETAWGYKKSETVYGKVLNEELSIPRTSYHLMTKGNPMTADATYEMVENQLRDLQTDYLDFYGWHGINTPDLLEQSCKSGGPVEALLKLKEEGIIKHVGFSTHGPLEVIVRAIETGLFEFVNLHYYYFNQRNLAAVQMAEVHDMGVFIISPNDKGGQLFKAPVKVKNATYPLTPIQWNARFCLNNPAIHTLSFGMTEKEHFEEMKGIFPTTSPWSQADYETKLKLDSFLSDDPYAGYEGYDMQNDPSGINIPEVLRLRRLWKSYDMIDFAKYRYKTFKEKSHWFPGELPTQPNLDKIDTTKIPAHIPLKELLAETHQALYKPEYKLAKN; the protein is encoded by the coding sequence ATGCCGAGGATTCTGAATAAAAAAGAGGGAATGCAATACCGTCGTTTTGGGAACACAGAAAAACACCTGAGTACAATTACACTGGGAGGCATGCGTTTTAAACACGGCTGGGACGATCCGCGGCGAGACATTCCGAAAGATACACTGGCAGAATGTTTAAATTCGGTTCAACTGGCATTCGATTCGGGCATTAACCACATTGAAACGGCGTGGGGCTACAAAAAAAGCGAGACCGTTTATGGCAAAGTTTTAAATGAAGAGTTGTCCATTCCGCGCACTTCATACCATTTAATGACCAAGGGAAATCCGATGACAGCTGATGCCACCTACGAGATGGTTGAAAATCAGTTGCGCGACCTGCAAACCGACTACCTCGATTTTTATGGCTGGCACGGAATTAATACGCCTGATTTGCTGGAACAAAGTTGCAAAAGCGGCGGACCTGTTGAAGCCCTGTTAAAACTAAAAGAAGAAGGCATTATAAAACACGTTGGTTTCAGTACTCACGGACCATTGGAAGTAATTGTTCGTGCCATTGAAACCGGCTTGTTCGAATTTGTGAACCTGCACTACTACTATTTCAACCAGCGTAATCTGGCAGCAGTTCAAATGGCCGAGGTACACGATATGGGCGTTTTCATTATTTCGCCAAACGATAAAGGAGGCCAGCTGTTTAAAGCTCCGGTAAAAGTAAAAAATGCCACTTATCCCTTAACTCCCATTCAGTGGAATGCCCGGTTTTGTTTAAACAATCCGGCCATCCACACGCTTTCGTTTGGGATGACGGAAAAAGAACATTTTGAGGAAATGAAAGGCATTTTCCCCACCACATCGCCATGGAGCCAGGCAGATTATGAAACGAAATTGAAACTGGATAGTTTTTTATCCGACGATCCGTATGCGGGATACGAAGGTTATGACATGCAAAATGATCCATCGGGCATTAACATTCCGGAAGTACTCCGTTTGCGCCGCCTTTGGAAATCATACGACATGATCGATTTTGCGAAATACCGTTACAAAACATTTAAAGAAAAAAGCCACTGGTTTCCGGGAGAATTGCCCACGCAACCAAATCTGGATAAAATAGATACAACAAAAATTCCGGCTCATATTCCATTAAAAGAGTTACTTGCCGAAACTCACCAGGCATTATATAAACCGGAATATAAATTAGCTAAAAATTAA
- a CDS encoding NIPSNAP family protein has product MKSKRILSTAVFIIALFSFSQLFAGNYYQIKVYSLDNPGQEERVDNYLKSTFLKAAHEAGIENVGVFKPIETDPDYGKRIFVLIPLKDLNDVVKIDDQLLQYELNSGNDDYINAAHDNPPFKRVETIILKAFSEMPNYHKPAFNTPKQEQIFQIRSYEGATEKLYHKKVEMFNEGGEVALFNDLGFNAVFFGEVLAGANMPNLIYMTSFKDIDSNKKLWEAFGAHPKWEELKNNKEYANTVSHIDNWLCHPTSYSDF; this is encoded by the coding sequence ATGAAATCTAAACGAATTCTGTCAACCGCAGTTTTTATAATTGCACTGTTTTCTTTTTCGCAACTTTTTGCCGGCAACTATTATCAAATAAAAGTATATAGTTTAGACAATCCCGGGCAGGAAGAACGCGTAGACAACTATTTGAAAAGCACCTTTCTGAAAGCTGCACACGAAGCAGGAATTGAAAATGTCGGTGTTTTCAAACCCATTGAAACCGATCCTGATTACGGTAAAAGAATATTTGTTCTTATTCCTTTAAAAGACCTGAACGACGTTGTAAAGATTGATGATCAACTCCTTCAATATGAACTAAATTCGGGAAATGACGACTACATTAATGCAGCACACGATAACCCGCCATTTAAGCGTGTTGAGACTATTATTTTAAAAGCATTTTCGGAAATGCCAAACTATCACAAACCGGCTTTCAACACGCCAAAACAGGAACAGATTTTTCAGATAAGGAGTTATGAGGGAGCTACCGAAAAGTTGTATCATAAAAAAGTAGAGATGTTTAACGAAGGTGGAGAAGTTGCATTATTCAACGACCTTGGATTTAATGCCGTATTTTTTGGAGAAGTATTGGCCGGAGCGAATATGCCCAACCTTATTTACATGACTTCGTTTAAAGACATCGATTCGAATAAAAAGCTTTGGGAAGCATTTGGCGCACATCCCAAATGGGAAGAATTAAAAAATAATAAAGAGTATGCCAATACGGTTTCGCATATCGACAACTGGTTATGTCATCCTACCAGCTACTCCGACTTTTAA
- a CDS encoding alpha/beta hydrolase has protein sequence MLYHKVFPHKSSDTWVVFVHGAGGSNLVWFRQLREFKKHFNVLLVDLRGHGKSKKEYTREEIYAFDEIALDVIKTMDHLKIGKAHLVGISLGCIVIRAMDKLDPGRAESIILGGAVVQFNSRINALVSVAKLLQTIFPYMWLYKINAWILIPYKKDIESRKLFIKEAIRLGEKEFRKWLRMSTEIKDSLQEFLIKEASAPVLYLMGDRDHMFLPTVSNLVKKHFNSKLEIIKNSGHVCNIDQPDIFNERSIQFIKSLST, from the coding sequence ATGTTGTATCACAAAGTATTTCCACATAAGTCGTCTGATACCTGGGTGGTGTTTGTACACGGTGCCGGAGGTAGTAACTTGGTATGGTTCAGGCAACTTCGCGAATTCAAAAAGCACTTTAACGTGCTTTTGGTTGACTTACGCGGACATGGAAAATCAAAAAAAGAATACACCCGCGAAGAGATTTACGCCTTTGATGAGATTGCACTGGATGTGATTAAAACAATGGATCACTTGAAAATCGGGAAGGCACACCTGGTAGGAATTTCTTTGGGATGCATTGTTATTCGTGCCATGGACAAACTGGATCCCGGACGGGCCGAATCCATTATTCTGGGCGGTGCGGTGGTACAGTTTAACTCACGCATAAACGCGCTGGTATCTGTAGCCAAATTATTGCAAACGATTTTCCCGTATATGTGGTTGTACAAAATCAATGCATGGATATTGATCCCTTACAAAAAAGACATTGAATCGAGAAAGCTGTTTATTAAGGAAGCTATTCGTTTAGGCGAAAAAGAGTTCAGGAAATGGCTGCGCATGTCGACCGAAATAAAAGATAGTTTACAGGAGTTTCTGATTAAAGAAGCATCGGCTCCGGTTCTTTACCTGATGGGCGACCGCGATCATATGTTCTTACCAACGGTTTCGAACCTTGTAAAAAAACATTTTAATTCGAAATTGGAAATTATAAAAAACAGTGGTCACGTTTGCAATATCGATCAACCCGATATTTTTAATGAACGCAGCATACAGTTTATCAAAAGCTTGTCGACCTAA